Genomic DNA from Hordeum vulgare subsp. vulgare chromosome 2H, MorexV3_pseudomolecules_assembly, whole genome shotgun sequence:
GGAGTGGTTCCAAAACTGCACTTGATTCAGTGCACTTTGGTGAGCCCTTTCCAGAATATCCAACTGGATTCACAGAGCCGACACTCTATTCTTCTGTTACCACCATGGGCTCTGGCAATCTGGATGATAACTCTCGCTTAGAAACATTGATGACTGAGGCACTGTACACCAACAATCTTACTCAAAAGGAAACGGATGCGCTCAGTGCTGCAGGCATGACATCCTCGCAGGTGATTTGCAGTTTTCTTCTGTTAATTTTCTTGTTGTCTTGTGAGATGTTTGTTTCCGTGTAGCAATCATGCAACTTCTCTACACATGATCTCCTTTGTGCCTACTGTTGAGTCCTTGAGACCATTGCAGAGGTGTAGGAAGGTCCTTTCTGCTGTGCTTTGTCACAGGACTACTGCACTATACCTCCGTTTATCTGATTGCACTTTGTAATTTGGAGTTCCCCTATAATGTTCCAGTGAGAAATATTAAGGGTACTATGTTTCACTGCCTTTAAGAAGGGCATATTCATTTTTTAACTCTTCAGTATCCGTTGCTGCCTGATGTATATTATGTTCCAATGAGGAATATTTAAGGGTACTATTTCACTACCTTTAAGAAGGGGTTATTCATTTTTCAACTCTTCAGTACCCACTGCTGTCTGATATATATTGCACATGAGAATAAATTAATGGCAGTGGTAACATGTGCCGACCAGCTTTAAGAAATTGTTTGTCTGACTAATCCCATATGTGTACTTACTTCACAATAAACTAAAATATTATCCCAAATTTGCAGGTGCATAATGATAGCTATACAGATGGAAGCATGGGATATCCGCTATTAAAGCAGTCATCATTGGACCTCTTTAAGATTGAGCCCAATGGGTTGAAGAAATTTGACAGCTTCTCAAAATGGATGAGTGATGAACTTGCAGCTGATCTGGATATCAAATCCAGTTCTGATGCTTTCTGGAGCAGTACTGAAACTGTAAATGTTGCTGATGGCTCTAGTATGAGTATACCTATCAACGAGCAGCTAGATGCATATGTGGTCAGCCCCTCGCTTTCCCAAGACCAGCTCTTCAGCATTATTGACGTTTCTCCAAGCTGGGCGTACACTGGCTCTCAATATAAGGTTTGCAGTTTTTTCTTATTTCATTCTGCTTTTATTTTGGCAATAGGCATGTGAACGAACTGGTATGCTCTATGTTGAGCATTCTGTTATAGATTTCTAAAAGTTATAATGATTACCATTAACCATCCTTATTCCGCTTGTCACCCCAATGCAGGTCTTAATTACCTGCTAGTATGCTCTATGAGACTTCTAAATGTTATAATATTACCATTAATCATCTTTATTCTGCCTGTCACCACCAATGCAGGTCCTAATTACTGGTACATTCTTGACAAATAAAGAACATGTCGAAAATTGCAACTGGTCATGTATGTTCGGGGATGTTGAAGTGCCGGTTGAGGTTTTAGCAGATGGCTCCCTGCGCTGCTATACACCAGTACATCAATCTGGACGAGTTCCATTTTATGTGACATGCTCTAATAGGGTAGCTTGTAGTGAAGTAAGAGAATTCGAGTTTCGTGATTCCGAGACCCAGTATATGGAGGCGGCAGATCCCCATATTACTGGTATCAATGAAATGCATTTACATATCCGTCTTGAGAAGTTGCTTTCCCTGGGACCAGATGACTATGAGAACTATGTTTTGAGTGTTGGAAATGAGAAGTCTGAGTTAATCAGCACTATTGGTTCCCTAATGCTTGATGATAAATTTACAAACCCATCAGCACCAGCGGACGAAAAAGAATTTTCTGCTACACAGGACAAGAATCTTGAGAAATTGGTCAAAGATAAGTTGTATTATTGGCTTATCCATAAGATACATGATGATGGGAAAGGTCCCTGTGTGTTAGGCAAGGAAGGGCAAGGCGTGATCCATTTAGTAGCTGCACTTGGCTATGATTGGGCTATAAGACCAATTATTGCTGCAGGCGTACATGTGAACTTCAGGGATGTGCGTGGATGGACTGCGCTTCACTGGGCTGCGTCATGTGGAAGGTAATGCATTAATGTTTGTACCTGTCAGTATTTCATGTTTACTCTTCTCTGTTGAACTTACAGTGTCTATTATTTAGAGAGCGGACAGTTGGTGCCCTGATAACAAATGGAGCTGCAGCTGGTGCACTAACAGACCCAACTCCTCAGTTCTCATCTGGAAGAACACCTGCTGATTTAGCATCAGACAATGGACACAAAGGCATTGCGGGTTTTCTTGCTGAGTCTGCCTTGACAAGTCATCTTTCAGCACTTACATTGAAAGAAGCAAAGGGTTGCAATgtggaagaaatatgtggatccgCTGAAGCCGATGGCTTTGCAGAACCAAGTTCTGCTCAGCTTTATCGTCAAGATTCTCAGGCAGAGTCATTAAAAGATTCACTTAGTGCTGTTCGTAAATCAACTCTAGCTGCATCCAAAATATTTCAAGCTTTTAGGGTGGAGTCATTCCACAGAAAGAAGGTGGTTGAATATGGAGATGATGATTGCGGATTATCTGATGAGCGCACTCTTTCACTTGTTTCTCTTAAAAAtaccaaatctggacagaatgatATGCCGCATTCTGCTGCAGTTCGTATCCAAAACAAGTTTAGAGGATGGAAAGGAAGAAAGGAGTTTATGATTATTCGACAGAAAATCATCAAGATACAGGTATGCTCTGTTCTAATCTAACAAATCCCATCTTGTTGTATGCCTAACTCATATAACCACATAATAATGGTGCATATTCTCTTGTAGCACATCCATATGATTGCTGACATGACAATTAGTACTTAGTACTTAACTCTTTTAGCGCTTTAACTTGGGATTTAATATTCGCGTTCGAGGCTATAGACCAACTAAGTGGTTTGATGGGTTTATGCTTCAAATATACATGTTGACTTCCCAGAGTCACAAGTGAGATGGGGGTGTTGAAgggtatatgtggattgcctagccctttccatcagttcgggcTTTTGGTTGCAttagctagtgcatgaagcttaacactaTGGAACAATCTGTGTTTATGTTAAACGAACAACTGTTTTAATGTGGTTTATACTCCAGACATTTTAATAGTACTCTGCTCCTTTGTATTTTTTGGGATAATTTGGAATTGTAAATAGTTTTAACCATTAACTGCTTCAAAGCTGAGACTAGTGTATGTTACAAGTTGTAGTTTATACTCCAGATACTTTTGTAGAGCGAGTGCCCTGTTCCATTGAATCTTTTGTGGTACTTGGTCATTTTGAATGTTTGCTTATTCCAACTTCCACTAATTTAAATAATTGAAGCGAGATTGTTTAACAACTAGCAAAATCACGTTTTAGATGAGAGAAAATTTAACATAAAGCCAAATGTTATTGTAGTAGTCTTGAGAGAAAATTTAACATAAAGCCAAATGTTATTGTAGTAGTCTTGACTCTTGAATTGCAGATGTTGTACTATCTTGATATGAGTAATTCTAGTTGTGTTGGGCTGTCAACTAGTATAAAAATgctattttctatttattttgacaTTGCTAATGGATTATACTTATATTCGTGTTTTTCACTAGGCTCATGTAAGAGGACATCAAGTAAGGAGAAACTATAGAAAGGTAATCTGGTCAGTGGGCATCGTGGAGAAAGTTATACTGAGGTGGAGGAGAAAGGGAAGGGGCTTGCGTGGTTTCCAACCTGACAAACAACTTGAAGGGCCGTCCTCGCAGATCCAACCTGCAGAAGGTGGAACTGCAGAAGGTGAAGATGAATATGATTTCTTGAAGGACGGTAGGAAGCAGGCTGAAGGCAGACTACAGAGGTCATTAGCTCGTGTGAAATCAATGACTCAATACCCAGAAGCAAGAGAACAATACAGTAGGCTGCAAGCCTGTGTTACAGAACTACAAGAGTCCAAGGTTCGCTTCCTTTTGCATGACATATTATTAGCATCTTAAATCATCGTAACATGAAAATCAAACATGCAACATACATTCCCTCCTATTATTTATCCTACTTAACTTTGCTGAAGCGCCCGTCTGAGCATGGCATGAACCAATACTTTCATCTAACTGGAACTGTATCTTTTATGGTTTTGGACAGGCGATACAGGATAAGATGCTAAGCGACGCAGCTGGGGTCGATGGAGGTGATTTCATGGTTGATTTGGAGGATTTGTGCGCAGATGAGCTTTTAGACACACCGATGTCCACTATTTTGTGACGTTGATGGGCTTTTACTAGACCAGTTAGGCTGTGACTTGTTCGTTTTACCAGACTAGTTGTAAATTCTTGTGCTAGATGTTCACTGCTCACCATTTGACTCGATATAACTAATACATCGGACATATATAGTTCTTCTGTTAgtcacttttggtttatgcatgGACTCCTCCTTTGCTGCTGAATTGCAGCGCACTGTTTTCCTTTTCTTGAGAGGCTCAAGTTTAGCTGGGATGAAAGTTAGCACTGACCACGGACCGTTTTCTTCTGGGAGGTCAAACTACGGCCTATTTTTGAGATCAAAACAAATATAGCCGAGACCAACGATGAGCCCCTCTCTCACCAAAGATGAGCAAACCGAGATGGTTTCCTATCAAAATGAAGGCAGGAAGGTGAACTAGTGAGAGGAGCATAAGCTTCTGGCCACTTTGAGACTACTAAATTTGACCTTAGGCTCGTGCCAAACTGCGAACATCGATATTTTCCCCCTCTCTTTAAACACTATTTTACTTCTCCACCTTTGTTATTACTGTCCAAGTTGAACAACAAACATATCGGGACATGATACGGCAATTTAGATTCGTACACTTCCTCTGTCCGGGTGCATCGAGCGCTAGGCGCTGCAGCGCTAACAGGATGCACAGAAAGGGGAGCTCCTATCCAAAGCTGCAGGCATCCGTTAACGATCTGACGTCTGCAGCATCGTTGGCATGGGTTGGCCCACTAGCATGCTGTCTAGTTTTTCTtatctgtttttttttctgttaatcCAATAGAAACAAGTGTCCAGATTTTTTAATTATTacgaaaataaaaatacaaaatcaAAAAAGGTTTACAGATTTAAAGaaaaaggttcatccatttgaaaaaGGCTTCATATCTTTGAAAAAGGATCATcagtttggaaaaagttcattaaatttgaaaaaaacttaatagaaattaaaaaaaaggtcatgtattttaaaaaagttcattgaactcAATAAAATTTCATAAATCTTAGAAAATTTTATCAACTTTGATAAAAATTCATCCAGTTTCAAAAAGATGTTcatcaaatttcaaaaaagttcattgataaaagagttcatagaaatttgaatattttagaACAGGTTCATCGATTTTCAAAGAAAAGTTAATAAATCTTAAAAAATATTcgctaaaattttaaaaaaaattatcgaTATTTATAAAAGTTCAtagaattaaaaaaaatcatcaaccGGTGAACAAATGGGACGAACGTCACATGCGCCAATTAACAAAAAATGCACGTTAAATAGCGTCTGTGGCGTCAAATAGAAAATGCGCACGAAAACGACCGCAAAATCCTgacaaaaatgaaaagaaaaaagagagaccCCAAAACGATAGACTTGCACTTTGGCTCATAAGCCAAAAAACGCCTATTTATGAGCTTTTGGATTGTCATAAGCTGAAAGCCAAAGTCAAAAGCTCATAAATAACtgtattttatttataatttgaAAGCCGAAGTCAAAAGCTCATAAATAAATATATTTTATCTGTAAACCAAAATGCAACAGTCTGTACCTCATACCCTTTAGTGACTCACGCGAACATGCACTAGGTTTTACTTGCCTCCCGTCGGCATTAGCATCGATCTACTTCGTCTCATGTGCCCTTAGAGCCATGAAGGTGTGGTGGATCTCGGCCTTTGCCAGCGGGGAGGCTccgtttttagtttatttttctagTTTGGTTATGCTTTGTGTCCTCCTCATGAAAACGAGGTGACGACAACTCCTTAAAAATGGAATAAGATTATTCCTAGCTAACTCATGTCTCGACGATGCGTGTAGCATCGTATGAGGGTGTGTGGAGGTGTGTCTACAATGAACCTTGCGGTCGAGTGTTTGTCTTCGATGGATCCGCTTTGATACGGTCTTCGcccgtgtgtgtgcatgtgtatgcAAATTGGATCCTTCTGATGTACACTTTTCTTCATCAACCATGGTTGATGTTCTGTTGCACAGGTCTTCTGAGGCCTTCGCGCAATGAATTTTTGAATGTATACTACAATAAGGTTGCCCAACTCTCATGAggaaggggtgatgatgatggtacACCTTCTGCTCACTTCAGTATTCGCACTCATCTCTACGTGGTCTATAGATCTAGATGTAATCTCTATTTACCTCTAACGCTCTTTGTACTGCCTTGACAGTTGATGAATAGCTGGAAAAGTTTCCACAAAAGTAAATTAAGCCTAACTAAAGATACCCTAAGCTACTCCCCTTAAAACATCTATAAGTCACTAATTAAATCTAGAGTTTATGCTTCTCACAGAAAAATGCACTTGATGCCCTTTGGTGTATTTtcctaaaaaagaaagaaagattgACAAACCACGCAAACCTGGCCAAATGGACCGTCCCGACCACCCCTCACTAAACAAGCCTGGCATGACATGGCCATGACAACCCGTTTATAAGCGGACATATTATGTCAGCATGCATGCTACACTTCCACGCCAGACACGACACATTAGTTAAGTGTGTCGACCCCGTGACTCTGTTATGGGTTACGTGTTTTGGGGTCAATTTAGGTTGTTTTGAGACTTTTgggcctatatataaaaaataaattttaaaaaacaTTGTGTGCAGCCATGCGAACCTCACTTTGCGGCCGAGGCACAACCCCCGGCATTCTGCATGCCGAGCACGACCCGGTTAGCCACGTGCCGAGCCACACCCATGATGGGCTGAGCATGTGTGCTAACACGCGACACACGGTCCAATTGTCGGGCAAAGGTGGCCATTTGGGTCAGGCCAAGCACGACGAGACGGTAGCCCGCGTGCCAAACCATGATGGGCTTGGCCCGACACAAATTTAATTGGGCCATGTGAACGGCATGGCCCATTTACCTTTTTATATTAGCGTTAAAACATGGACCTCCTATGTGCCACTCGTTGTGGCCGATTGTCGAGCGGACGCACACGGGGTCGCCCCACTAGGCCAGCCTAGTTTTTTTTTTATCTTACGAAAATCTGATAACTTCCTTTTTTGCTATTCCTTTTTCCCTTTTCTGCTTatttcctttctctttttcttttttggtccgtattttctttctttcttccttttctttttgaatTTGAAGCAAACACATTTTTGAATTTGAagagcattttttgaaaatccagaattgTTTTTAAATTTATGAACAGTTTGGAAAACgacattttttttgtaatttggaacattttttaacAGCAAGAAGATTTTTCGAAATTTAAGAACAACTTTTGAACATGAACTTAGTTTAAAAGCTGTACAAAATTTTGATATTTCGAATTTTTCTTGGAATTACAGAATATTCTTGAAAGTACCGAAAATTTGCTTAAAATAccaaacatttttggaaaatctcaaacattttttgaagttatgatTGTATTTGAAAAACGACAACTATTtgaaatttagaacatttttttaaaaggcaaaaatatttgtaaaatttgaagaacaatttttaaaaccgagaacatttttttaaaatcatgaatattttttgaagttatgaatGTTTTTTAAAAACGGCAAGTAATtgaaatttagaacatttttCGAAAAAGACAAAGACATTTTTCCAATTTGAAGAACAATGTTTGAATAtccaaaatattttttgaaaacacaaacattttttgaatttatgaacaAATTTTGGTAATCAACATTTGTTAAAAAgtcggaacattttttgaaatttaagAACAATTTTCGAACACAAACTTAGTTTAAAAATTGAACAAAATTTTGTTATTTCGAatagtttttgaaaataaaaaagtttttttaaaataCCCATCATTTTCTTAAAAatcgaacattttttaaaaatttcgaatattttttgaagttatgaatgtttttgaaaaatgacaACTATTTAAAATTAGAACGTttctttaaaaacaaaaaaaaatgtattgaagaaaaaaaatgaaaaccctaaacattttttgaaaatcaagaaacttttttgaaacagaaacagaaaacaaaaaattacaggaaaaaataaaaaaaaaacagtTTGAGAAATCTTCTTGAAGTTTTCCAAAACATGAAAAACTTGCTGGAACCTCTAGAAGATTTTCCAAAACCGAAATCAATGAAACGTGTGAATGGGCCAGCCCGTTTAAATTGCTCGCCTGCTCTCCCTGTGCATTTGCCGGACACTTTGATGCAACAAGTGTGAAATTGGATATTCTGTTAAAACAGCATACAATCAGGCTGGTTGGTGGGCTAGACCTGCCGATGGGCCGGCCAGTTTCCTTGTTCTGCCGTGCCTGGGCGAGGGAGCACAGCACACGTCTCAGCCCAGCACGGTCCATGTAGTTGACGTCccctaaaaaaacaaaacaaaaaaaacaatgtaCTTGACCACGTGCCTGGGTCTAATATCGAAGTCGAAGCAACCAGCCCAGAAGGGCCGAAACCCAGTCCCGCTACTCCACTTTCCCTTCTCCTTCCAATCCACCACTCCGCCGCTAGGGTTTTCAGGTTTTATtgcgcagcagcggcggcggtcgGCGGCGACAACCAAACCACCGCGAGAGCTCGAGCGAACTCGAGGTGGGGGGAGATGAGGCTCCTCACGCACAACTTCCTGGCGTCGAACGTGAAGGGCGTGAGCACGGGCTACCCGCTCGCGCTGGAGGTCGCCAAGACGTCCATCAAGGAGGTGGAGCTCAACGTCgacttcctccgcgggatccttCCCAAGATCGACTGGCGGGCGCTCTTCGCCGCGACCAGCGCCGCTGGGTTCCCGGAGCTGCTCGCGGCGGAGCAGCCGCCCGAGGCAGAGCTCTTCGCCGAGGGCGCCGCGGACGTCGAAGGCAGCGCGATCCGCCGCCTCCACCACGCGCTCCTCGAGATCCACGTCGAAGAGGGCACCCTCGTTTGCCCCGATAGCGGCCGCTCCTTCCCCATCCTGAAGGGCGTCCCCAATATGCTTCTCCACGAGGACGAGGTGCGGCACTGACTCGCGAGTATCACCAGCCGGCtgccttgcttgcttgtttgtttgctCGTGCCACATACGGTTGGTTATGTATGCACTTCCAGGGCTTGGACTCCTAAGATTGTGCGTATGAACTATCTTAGTATGAATTGTGTATTTTTGAAGTCGTGCCTTGATAAAAACTACTCCTACCTGTGACGTTTTGCTCCAAATCGCGCTTTTGTTTCATATATTGGGGCTTCTGAACCTCGACTTTACTCAACTGCAGCTGCCATTCTTGTTGGCAAATTGTCCTTGGGTAATCATGAATGATTTAGTACACGGTAGTGTGAGGGATTGCTTTAGGGGGCAATCAACATATGAAATTACAGTTTATTTGTTGTTAAGTACAGTATAATTTGGAGTTTTGTTGAGGAAAATAGGAAATTATTTTTTGATTGAGTAATTTGGGGTCAAAACTATTGTACTTTAGGATCGAAACTCTGGAATTTGCTTAGCGTGCATTTTTATTCTCACTGAGGTGTTAGAATATTCAATCATCTTGTAGTATGCATGGTGTTAGTACTGTGATTGGGACTGGTAATGAATCAACCATTCATCTTGTATACTAGATGAAATTTTGATTATGATTTGTGCCAAAACTACCAATTGAGGGCTGTATGAATCTGGCTGTATTTTTTGTTATGTGTATGTAGGGTGTGTTCAGGTGCAGAGTTTTCAGCCATACCCATCAAACAATTTCGTACACTTGTTTGAAAATCCGAATCTTCCTCTTACTGGATCTCATTGGTGTACACCATATATATTCTTCTTATACCATACATCATTGGTGTACCTGTGTTGATTCAAAATAAGAAAAACCTGTGTTGCACACATCTATATGCTAACACACTGTGTACAAAATAAGAAAAACCTGTATATGTTAACTCTGTGTCCAATCTAATGGGCGAGTCTCGAAACTGCATGCTAGTCTTaatcatgtactccctctgtaccataatatttgttgttggggagaactaaTCTAGTTTTCCCCAACAAGTATttgggaacagagggagtagacaGGAACATCAAGTCCCACAACTGTTTTCTACTATCCGTCTATCCCCAAGTGTCGTTGTCAGTTGTCCTATTTGTTATGGCAGCATAGGCATCAGTTGCTTGCTTGCTCATATCATTTTCCCATTTGGGTCCAGCCGCCAACTTCCACTTGATGTTCAATGTTTTTGTAAGATGCTTTACCTTTTAGAAATGTGGTTAAatcgtaacaacaaagtaattgaGAGCTTATGGTGATCCTGATAGCAATTGGCCGGTTAATGTTTTGCTCCTTTATACAGTCCCCTATAAACCGAGTTGTTTCCATTTTTCTGGAGCAGATATTCGTCCATTTTATTGCTTGCGTTTTAGGTGAATAGGTTATGCCAATGGCTTTGATATAAAGTTCAGTacaaaaaggtgtgcaagtttTGTATTGTAGGTTTTTAGATTTTTGGTACATAATACTACCCC
This window encodes:
- the LOC123425246 gene encoding calmodulin-binding transcription activator 1-like isoform X1, whose product is MAEMHKYGLSNQPPDIPQILQEAQSRWLRPTEICQILSNYKKFSIAPEPPNRPPSGSLFLFDRKILRYFRKDGHIWRKKKDGKTVKEAHEKLKVGSVDVLHCYYAHGEENENFQRRTYWLLEEGFMNIVLVHYLEIKGGKQSFSRSKEAEDSPACSNSFASQSQVASQTMDAESPYSGQISEYEDAETDNCRASSRYHPFIEMQQPVDGAMMDNRLGTPAPSTSVNNLGYQDEKQARTANISNNFVTHHGIASVFNDVGAGLRSGSKTALDSVHFGEPFPEYPTGFTEPTLYSSVTTMGSGNLDDNSRLETLMTEALYTNNLTQKETDALSAAGMTSSQVHNDSYTDGSMGYPLLKQSSLDLFKIEPNGLKKFDSFSKWMSDELAADLDIKSSSDAFWSSTETVNVADGSSMSIPINEQLDAYVVSPSLSQDQLFSIIDVSPSWAYTGSQYKVLITGTFLTNKEHVENCNWSCMFGDVEVPVEVLADGSLRCYTPVHQSGRVPFYVTCSNRVACSEVREFEFRDSETQYMEAADPHITGINEMHLHIRLEKLLSLGPDDYENYVLSVGNEKSELISTIGSLMLDDKFTNPSAPADEKEFSATQDKNLEKLVKDKLYYWLIHKIHDDGKGPCVLGKEGQGVIHLVAALGYDWAIRPIIAAGVHVNFRDVRGWTALHWAASCGRERTVGALITNGAAAGALTDPTPQFSSGRTPADLASDNGHKGIAGFLAESALTSHLSALTLKEAKGCNVEEICGSAEADGFAEPSSAQLYRQDSQAESLKDSLSAVRKSTLAASKIFQAFRVESFHRKKVVEYGDDDCGLSDERTLSLVSLKNTKSGQNDMPHSAAVRIQNKFRGWKGRKEFMIIRQKIIKIQAHVRGHQVRRNYRKVIWSVGIVEKVILRWRRKGRGLRGFQPDKQLEGPSSQIQPAEGGTAEGEDEYDFLKDGRKQAEGRLQRSLARVKSMTQYPEAREQYSRLQACVTELQESKAIQDKMLSDAAGVDGGDFMVDLEDLCADELLDTPMSTIL
- the LOC123425246 gene encoding calmodulin-binding transcription activator 2-like isoform X2, with the protein product MQQPVDGAMMDNRLGTPAPSTSVNNLGYQDEKQARTANISNNFVTHHGIASVFNDVGAGLRSGSKTALDSVHFGEPFPEYPTGFTEPTLYSSVTTMGSGNLDDNSRLETLMTEALYTNNLTQKETDALSAAGMTSSQVHNDSYTDGSMGYPLLKQSSLDLFKIEPNGLKKFDSFSKWMSDELAADLDIKSSSDAFWSSTETVNVADGSSMSIPINEQLDAYVVSPSLSQDQLFSIIDVSPSWAYTGSQYKVLITGTFLTNKEHVENCNWSCMFGDVEVPVEVLADGSLRCYTPVHQSGRVPFYVTCSNRVACSEVREFEFRDSETQYMEAADPHITGINEMHLHIRLEKLLSLGPDDYENYVLSVGNEKSELISTIGSLMLDDKFTNPSAPADEKEFSATQDKNLEKLVKDKLYYWLIHKIHDDGKGPCVLGKEGQGVIHLVAALGYDWAIRPIIAAGVHVNFRDVRGWTALHWAASCGRERTVGALITNGAAAGALTDPTPQFSSGRTPADLASDNGHKGIAGFLAESALTSHLSALTLKEAKGCNVEEICGSAEADGFAEPSSAQLYRQDSQAESLKDSLSAVRKSTLAASKIFQAFRVESFHRKKVVEYGDDDCGLSDERTLSLVSLKNTKSGQNDMPHSAAVRIQNKFRGWKGRKEFMIIRQKIIKIQAHVRGHQVRRNYRKVIWSVGIVEKVILRWRRKGRGLRGFQPDKQLEGPSSQIQPAEGGTAEGEDEYDFLKDGRKQAEGRLQRSLARVKSMTQYPEAREQYSRLQACVTELQESKAIQDKMLSDAAGVDGGDFMVDLEDLCADELLDTPMSTIL
- the LOC123425247 gene encoding multifunctional methyltransferase subunit TRM112 homolog A-like, with the translated sequence MRLLTHNFLASNVKGVSTGYPLALEVAKTSIKEVELNVDFLRGILPKIDWRALFAATSAAGFPELLAAEQPPEAELFAEGAADVEGSAIRRLHHALLEIHVEEGTLVCPDSGRSFPILKGVPNMLLHEDEVRH